GCGTATAAAATGCGCTTGCGTGTGATGACTGTCGACACCGATAAAACAGGCTTTTGAATCGGGGTTATAATTCGATCCGTATATAAACGGTAAAAATATGATATCCTGATCTTCCGGTTCAATCGATGCGACAAGATCGTCGCAGTATGCGTATATGCTTTTGCCTTGTGCGTTGAGCGCATTTTTTTCGTTTTGCAAGAACCGTGCGATATACCATTCGAGATTTCCCGCCGATGTTGCACTGCTTTCTTCCAATAAATAATAATCGTCGATACAGTAGTTCGAATTCATCATAATGCTGCGGTTTACGATCGGCTGTTTTGCAATATATTCGTTTATGCTCCATGTTCCCGCTATACAGCAAATATTGTTCGGATCGACGACATTCATTGCGATTGAACATGCGTCTATATCGAACATACCTCCTGCAACGGGAATTCCTTCGGGGAGCAGCGTCAGTTTTGAAACATCCGATGTTATATAACCGCACATATCCGTCGATTTTTTCAGAGGCGGGAGCGCAGCTTCCGTTTCACCTATACCGAACCAATCGAGAATTTCTTTATTAAAATTTCCGGCGCTTACGTCAAGCAGGTTTGAACCGGAATAGTCGGTTATTTCGGCGAAAGCTTTCCCCGTAAGACGGTAGCGGATAAAATCTTTTACCGCAAAAATCCATCCTGCCGCGTCATAAGATTTTCGTTCGTATTGTTTGAGCCATGCGAGCAATGCAACCGGTTGGCAGGCGAGTATATTTTGATAATTTCGTTTGAAAACTTTTTCCGCCGTTCCGTCGCGCTGCCATTGACGTACGATCGCTCCCGCTCGCCCGTCTGTAGAAACGATACCGTTTCTCACCGGCGATCCGTCTTTTCTGCAAAGGTACAATCCTTTGCCGTGCCCGCATCCCGCGACGGCCTTTATAGCGGACGGATCTATGTTCGATTTTTCAATCGCTTCTCTGATACACTCGACGTTTGCATGCCACAGCGCATCCATATCCCGTTCCGTTTGCTGAGCACAAGGTGTAATCATTGTAAGCAGACGATGGGCACAAGCGATCTCGTTTCCTTGCGAGTCAAAAAGTACGGCTTTGCAGGATGTGCCGCCGTTATCGATTCCCATGTAGTACGAATTCATTTTTTCAAATAAACACTGTGTAAAAAAAATACGGGGCGAATCGAAACGATCCGCCCCGCGAAAAAACTAGAATGCGAAATTCTTATAGTTTTCTTTCAAAAAATCGCTCGGCGGTCCCATGATGATCGTTCTGCCGTCCGAAAGAACGGTGATCTTTCCGACTTTCGGAACATCCATACCGTCGGTCGGTTTTTGTCCCTTGAGCGCATTGTATGCAATGCATACCGTAAGGTAACCGAGTTTGGCCGGATCCCACAGCGTTGCGGTTTTAAGCGAGCCGTCTTCAAGGTACGGGCCGCTGTCGGTCGGAAGTGCGCTTCCGACGACGGCGACTTTATTTTGCATCCCTTTTTCCTGTACCGCCTGCGCAGCGCCGATCGGTGCCGGTGTTGAAACGCAGACCAGACCTTTGAGATTGGGGTAGGCTTTGATAAGGTCGAGCGTTTTTTGATAGGCGAGCTGCTGTTTTTCATCGGTCGGAACACGATCCGTTACCAGGCGGAGATTCGGATACTTTGTCTTTGCGTATGCAAGTCCGTAATCGAGCCACGAATTCAAATTGGCTGCGGAAAGTCCGCCGGTGAGAATCGCATAGTCGCCGCTCGTCCCCATGTATTTGACAAGCAGATCCCAGTTGTGTTCGCCGAACTGTTTGTCATCGATCTGATGAACGGAATAGTCGACTACCGACGGGTCGGCAGGGGTATCCCAGTCGAGCACTAAAATCCCTGCTCGTTTCGCTTTCATCAAAACGGGCGTTAATGCCTGAGCGTTGTTCGGCGCAACGCAGATCGCATCGACGCCTTTTGTGATCAGATCTTCGAGCATTCTCACCTGATCCGCAGCATCAGCCGTCGTAGGTCCGGTATAATTGACGGTGATACCCAAATCTTTTCCGGCCTGTACGGCACCTTTTTCCGAAGCATTGAAGTACGGAATGCCGACGAGCTTCGGCATAACGACGATCGTTATGTCTTTTTTTCCGCCGCCGGATGAAGAAGACTGCTCGTTTGCACCCATGGCAAAGAGAGCAGAACCGATCATGAGAACTCCAAGCACTGTAAGAATTCTTTTCATATATCCTCCTATTGCACGTTCCGTTTTTTTATCGATATGATAAAGTGTATCGTCAAAACGGCTATGAGCACAAGACCTGTGATAACGGTCGTTAGATATCGGTTCAATCCGAAGATATTCAGACCGCTCGAAATGACCTGTAAAATTAAAACCGCTATGATAGTCCCCGCAACTTTTCCCGAACCGCCGTTTATATCGGTACCTCCTAAAACACAGGCGGCAACGGATTGCAGCAAATACGACGATCCGTACGATTCTTTTGCGGAGTTGTAACGACTCGCCATTATCATCGCAGCGATGCCGGCAAGGATACCGCCGATAAGATATGTTTTTATCAATACCCGCTTTACACGTATGCCCGAATATCTTGCGGCGATCGGATTACAGCCGATTATCTCTATCGATTTGCCGAGCTTGCTCCGCTCGAGCAACAGCCAGCAAAATACGACAACGATAAAGAATATCCACATCGGGATAGGAATTTTTAAAAACGTTGAATTGCCTATCGCGATGAACGTCATCGGAAAACCCGATATGGCTCCTCCGTGCGTGATATTGAGACAGATGCCTTCAAACAGCGTCGACGAACCGAGCGTCGCGATCATCGGCGTGACGCCGAAAAGCGCGATGATCCAGCCGTTGAATAAACCGCAGAGAGCGGCGATACCCAACATAGTTGCAATGCCGACGGTAACGGCGAGCAGTGCGCCGTGGTTTGCCGTATATATATTCGACATAACGAGTCCGCCGATGATCATGCCCAATGCCGCCGAAAAAGTCAGCGAAAGATTCATACCGCCTGTCATGATGACGAGCATCATCGACAATGCGAGGATGCCGAATTCGGGAATCTGATACGCCATCGATTCCATATTGATGGGACTTAAGAATTTTCCCGGCGATAATACCGACATGAGCGCAAAGACAAACAGAAAAATAATAAACAGCGTTCCTTCGGATGTTTTAAAGAATTTACGTATCGATGTTTTTATGTTGTTTTTCATGCCGTCACTCCACATCAACTTTTACTTTCGTTTTTTCAGCTTTGTTTTTTTGATACATATCGATGCAGACGGATGCGATAATGATTAAGCCGATAATAATTTTTTGCCAAAACGTCGGTATATGCATAAGGATCATGCCGTTGTTTATAACACAAAAAAGCGCGACTCCGATCACGGTTCCCAATACCGAACCGTAACCGCCCATCGTACTTGCGCCTCCGAGTACAACGGCGGCGATCACTTGCATTTCAAAACCTGCAAACGCATTCGGATCCACTTGCCGCATAATCGACGTATGCACGACGGAGGCAAGGCCGATAAACAGACCTTCGATGCCGTAAACGAAAAGCAATATTTTTGTCGGATTAAAGCCGACACGAGACGCGCCTTCGAGATTTCCGCCGATTGCATAGATACCTCTGCCCACCAAAGTTTTACGCAGAATAAACCATGTCAAAAAGACGACCGCAGCCAAAAACAATGCCTGCATCGGAAGACCGATTATCCGTCCGTCGCTCGTCGTAATCGGAAAAAACTTTATATCGCCGAAGTTAATAAAATTTTGCGGTATGCCGGTAATCCAGTTCCCATTCGTTATGTAGAGATTTATACCCATTATGATGCTCATCGTTCCGAGCGTAGCGACTATCGGCGGAATTTTTATCTTTGCGACGAGCAGTCCGTTGATAAGGCCGAGCGCGAGTCCGAAGGCACATGAAAGCACAGCGGTTACGAAAATATTTGAAGTAAAGTGGATAAGCGAATTCCCCGCAAAAATCGTAACCGATGCGACGATCGAAGAACAGGCAACATCAATACCGCCGGTAAGCATGACCATGAGCATCCCCATGGCCATTATCGCAAGTACGAGATTGCTTTTCAGCAAATCAAGAAAATTTTCCACGCTGAAAAACGTCGGATTTATGATACCGATTATTACGGAGAGAACGACCAGTACCGTAAGGATCGGAAATTCCTGCATTTTAATAATTCTTTTTATCACTGTCATTGTAGTGTACCGCCTAAAATGCCAAGTTCATAATATACTCTTGTGTTAGACCCTCACACGGCAATATCTTTTGAATTTTTCCGTGCCGAACGACGGCAACTCTGTCGCAAATCGAAAGGATTTCCGGCAGTTCCGAAGATATGACGATGATGCCCAAGCCCGATTTTGCGAGATTGTACAACAGTTCGTGTATTTCCGCTTTTGCGCCGATGTCGATACCGTTTGTCGGCTCGTCAACGATAAGCACTTTCGGTTCGGTTGCAAGCCATTTTGCAATGACGATACGCTGTTTGTTACCTCCCGAATATTTTCCCGCTTCCATATCGAGGTAATTCGGTTTTATTTCGAGCGTTTTCATCCAGTGTTCGGCGAGGTCGTGCTTTTTTTTCATATCGAGCAGACCGAAGCGATGTGAAAGTTTATCCAACACGGTAACGGTGATATTGTCTTCCGATGTTTTTCGCAATACGAGACCTTCGCGAAGTCTGTTTTCGGGGACAAATGCGATGCCCTGTTTGACAGCTTCATTCGGATGCCGTATGTTTATCTCTTTTCCGTCAAGAAGAACACACCCGCTGTCCGGTTCGTTGAGCCCGAATAATGAGGAAACGATTTCCGTACGTCCCGCTCCGACAAGCCCCGTCAGACCGAATATTTCACCTTTATTGAGCGTAAACGAAATATCTTTAAAATTTCCTTTCTTTGAAAGCGATCTGACTTCGAGCAGCGGTTCGTTGCATTTCCGTTTATCGTAAATCTTATATTCGATTTTTCGTCCGACCATCAACGCGATGAGCTTATCGTTCGTGAGTTCGTCTTTATTGTACGTACCGATACATTGTCCGTCGCGCAAGACGGTAAAGCGATCGGCAACGGCAAAAAGTTCATCCAGCTTATGGCTGATAAACAACATCGAAATACCTTTCGCTTTCAACGACTGCATGATGCGAAACAGATTTTTGACGTCGTCGGAAGAAAGAGCGCTTGTCGGTTCATCGAGAATGAGCAGTTTTGCGTCATTGACGATAGCACACGCGATTGCGACGAGCTGCTGTTTGGCAACGGACAGCTCTGAAATTTTTACGCGGATATCGATATTTTTTACGCCGAGTTGTACGAGGGCCTGCTCGGCGATCTTTGCCATCTCTTTCCAGTTGATAATCTTTTCGTTCTTTTTAACACATAATCCGAGCGCAATGTTTTCCATAACGCTTAGATTCGGAAAGAGAGAAAAATCCTGATAGATAACGACGATACCTTCTTTCAATGATTGTATCGGCGTCAGATTATCGAGACGGTGACCGTTCATAGCGATCGTCCCGCCGCTTTCGGGTTTATTGATACCCGAAAGCACTTTTATCAATGTCGATTTTCCGGCTCCGTTTTCGCCGATCAGTGCATGGATTTCGGCTTTATCTACGGAAAAACTGATATCCTGCAATGCTTTTACACCGGGGAAAAATTTTGAAATATGTTGAATTTCAAGTAATGGCTTACTCATTTTATTCCTTAAATTGTTAATGATGCACGTATCAAGCCGACGTCAATTTCGTTTGGAAGTTACTTCCCGTTCGTATTCGTCGACGGCTTTACATATTTCCGTGTCGGAAGGAACACCGCATACTTCGCAATACCGATCCCAAACGGCGCCGTACGGCATCGTTTTCAGTTGTTCGTTGAGTGCAAGGCGTGCAAAATAATTTCCTTCATCTTCGTATTTAATAAGCTGTGTTACGGGTTCGAGCAGTGCATACAAAAACGCTTTTTCCGTCGCACGCGAACCGAGTACCCATGCTCCGATTCTGTTGATGGAGCCGTCAAAATAATCGGTACCGATGTGGATCTTATCGAGTTTTCCCGTCCGGATTATTTCCTCCGCCATCATTCGCATATCGTCGTTGAAGACGATGACGTGATCGGAGTCCCATCTGACGCCCCTTGATAAGTGCAGCAGTATTTCGGGAACAAAGAGCAACACGGACGAGAGCTTGTCCGAAACGTTTTCCGTAGGGTGATAGTGTCCCATATCGATCGTAAGCAGGCAGTTTCTGCTCATCGCATAGCCCATGTAAAATTCATGAGAGCCGACGACGTAACTTTCGGTTCCGATGCCGAATACTTTCGATTCTACGGAATCTTTTAAATATTCCGCCGGTATCTTTTGCGAGAGTATATCGTCGAGCGATTGTAAAAGAATTTTTCGATACCCTTGCCGATCGGCAGGTATGTCTTTCATGCCGTCGGCGATCCAGATATTGTGAATACAGGGGCTGTCTTGTTCTTTGCCGAAATATGCGCCTATCGTACGGCAGCGTTTTGTGTGCTCTATCCAAAAGTCGCGAATACCCTTATCTTTTGAAGCAAGCGTCATGCCGTTCGCTTTCGGATGTGAAAAAATCGTCGCATTAAAATCGAGCGGTATTTTTTTTGCCTTAGCCCATGTAAGCCAGCTTTTAAAGTGTGCGGGTTCCAGCGCGTCCCGATCAACCGGCTTCGTATCGGAAAAATCGGCATAGCTTGCATGTAAATTTAAACGATAACTGCCCGGCGTAAGCGTAAACACTTTTTCGATATCTTGGCGCAATTCCGCAATGGAACGGGCTTTGCCGGGGTAATTGCCAGTTACTTGAATACCGCCGCCGTTCAGTACCGCGCCCGCTTTTTCAAATCCGCCTACATCATCGCCTTGCCAGCAATGAAGCGAGAGCGGTATGCTGCGAAGCCGTTCGATAACGCGGTCGGTATCGACGCCAAGCGACGCATATTGTTCACGTGCATCGTCATATCGTTCTTTTGTATTCATTAACTACGACCTGAAAATTGGAATAGAAAAAGTATATACTGCGGGTTAATGATAATACCACTACAAAAAAATCAATAGTTAGTACAATTCCGTCATCGCAAATGTTTCGCGTTCCGTCCATGTTCCGTCTCTCATGGCAAAGAGCGTTATCGATTGTACGTCGAAATTTTCGTGCAGATCGAGCGAATCGAAATACGAAAGCGCATCTTCGATCGCGCCGGGCGGTATGTCGCGGTTTGCGACGGTGATGTGCGGTACAAAAGTTCGCGCATCTCGCTTTACCGTTCCCGGGCATTTTGCTAAAAGGGAATCGTAGACGAGAGTGCGGAGAGCCGTCCATTGGCTTGACGGTTCGACGTGTGCAAAGATCGTCCGCGAAGAAAAAGCTCCGAAACCGTTTACCGCGCAGCAAAGCGTTTGTCTTTTTGCGCCCCACGCGGATGCCGCTTCGGCGAGCGCTTCGAACAAAGTGCGTTCGGAAAAGTTTTCGTCGAGGTAAAACGGCGGCACAAGCGTTATGTGCAGGGGGGTAGTCTGACCGCTTTTGCAGCCGAAGCGCGCTCTCATCCAAGCGCGGCACGCTTCAAGCGGAACGAGGAGGTTTTCGGGAACGAGTACGCCGATAAAATGCGTTTGTCGAATCATCACATATACGGTATAACGTATTTTTATAAATGCGGATAGTACCGGAGATTCGTGTACAGGACAATGGTGCTTAAAAATATGGCAAACGTTTAAAGTATTGACAGAAATGTAATACAATTATATAGTATATAGCAGAGGAGAGCATGACGGTAACCAAGGGTCGATTTGAATGGGATAGTGAAAAAGATCGAATAAATAAAGAAAAACACGGATTGACTTTTGAAGAAGCGTCTGAAATTTTTAAGGATCCGAATTCGATTGAATTTTATGACAATAAGAATTCGATGATAGACGAGGACAGATATATCGTTTTGGGTGATATCGGGAGCGCTATTATTTGTGTTGTCGTTTATGTCGATAGGCGAGAAAAAATACGGATTGTGTCTGCACGGCCGGCCGTATCGAAAGAGGAGATAAAATATTATGGCAATATCCAAAAAACGCTCGGAAGAAATTAAAAAATTTAAGAATAAGGATTTTTCAGATTGCCCCAAACTGACGAATGCGCAGCTCAAGCAAATGAAGCCCTGCCATCTTTTAGACCGTGATTTATGGAAGCCGCAAAAAAAAGTTATGAGCATCAGGATTGACGTCGATGTGCTGGAAAATTTGAAAAAAAACGGTAAAGGCTGGCAAACGAAATTAAACTCGTTTTTGCGTACAGCCGTTTCGAAAGGGCTTATTTAAAAAGCGCCGAAACCGTTTATCCTCGCGTCAAAGCTTGAAGCCGCCGGATTTTCCGTAGACTTTACGTATCCGTGGGATAAAGTGCATTCGGGCGATTACGATCTCGCAGAGCTCTTCGCACGGATTACGGCTGTTTGCCGCTGATGCGGGGGAAAGAAGCGAGGAGCTTTTCCGTTTCGGAAAGAGACGTCAATGCGGGGATCGCGCCGTATCGCGATACGCAGAGCGTTGCGGCGGTGATCGTTCAGCACAGCTTTGAAATAAGAAAGTCGGCTGAAAGCTCCGTCGTATCGCCGACAAGGATATCGGCGCCGCGGAGACTTTTTCCGATGCCTACCGCTTGCATGCCCGCTTTTTTTATCGCATCGATTCCCGACTGGGCGTCTTCGATGCCGATACAGTCCGTATACCATTCGCCGGAAAGTTCGGCCGCTTTGATATAGATGTCGGGTTCCGGCTTCCCTTTTTGCACTGCTGCCGGATCGACTACGGCGTCGAAGCATTTTGCCAAGCCGAGTTTTTTGAGAACAAGCGGCGCGTTTTTGCTTGCGGACGCAAGTACGCATTTTATGCCGCGCTTTTTAAGGTCATCGATGAGTTTCGTTACGCCGGGCAATATATCGTTCGGCGTAAGCGTCGACAGGGATGCGACATAGAAGCCGTTTTTTTCGTCCGCTGCCGCCGCTCTCCGTTCCTGCGTCCACGACACATTGTTTTCCGCAAGCAAAAGGTCGAGCGAATCGATACGGGATCGCCCGCTCATCCTCCCGCTCATACTGCGATCGAACGTGAGGGAGTATTTTTCGGCAAGCGCTTTCCATGCACGGAAGTGGAGTTCGGCGGTATCGGTGATGACGCCGTCGAGGTCGAATAGCACGGCTTTGAGAGCGGGACGGAGATCGAATTCTTTCGTTTCGCCTATGTGCAGCGTAAAGGTCGTATTGCGGTGCGTCAGTTTCAGTTCGCTCGATTTGGTTCCGTGCAGTGCGTCGTTCCGATTTCCGTCCGTCTGCACATCGCGTTCCCGTGTGCCGGCATCGCCCGTCCGTGCGCCGTTTGTACGGAGCGTGTACGACGCGCATTCTTTTGTAAAGCCGACTTCCAACACCGTATCCCTGATGCAAAGCGAAAAGGAAAGTCCGTGCCACGATGACGGCAGCTGCGGGTTAAAACTCCAATTTCCGCCGTAGTCGCGGAAGCCCGCAAATCCGTAGACGACGGCCATCCAGCTGCCGGCCATGCAGGCGGTGTGTATGCCGTCCTTCGTGTTACCGTTGATATCCGCTATGTCCATCCTCACGGTTTGATTGAAATACGATTGCGCTTTTGGGATATCGAACGCTTCGCACGCGGCGATGCACTGTATACAGCACGAAAGCGACGAGTCGCCCGTAGTGTACTTTTCGTAAAACAAAAAGTTCCGTATTTTTTCCGCCCTGCCGAAACGGTTCGACAGCAAAAATTGCGCGAGTACGAGATCGGGCTGTTTTAAAACGCGGTGACGATAGATGACGAGGGGGTGATAGTGGAGGAGGAGAGGATAGTTTTGTTTCGGCGTATTTTCGAAATCCCAGTCCGACCTTGTCATAAACGAATCGTCTTGCGGATAAATTCCTGCCGCGCTGTCGAACGGGATATACATATTGTCTGCGGCGCTTTGCCATTGGGCGATCTCCGCATCCGAAGCGGCGCCGTATTTTTTTGCGATCGCAATGCCGATGAGGAGATTTTCCCGTGCCATCAAATTCGTGTACGCGTTATTGTCGACGCAGGCGCTGTATTCGTCGGGGCCGGTCACTTCGTTGATGCAAAATCTGCCGCCCTTTTCGGGAATACGGGAGCCGAGACTCATCCACATGCGGGCGGTTTCGACGGCTACGGCGCAGATATCGTCTTTAGTGAGCGGATCGGAATCGTCGCTCGGACAGCCCGCTGCCGTGAGGTATCTTTGCAGCGCAAACACGATGTCCGCGTCGATGTGATACTGTGCCGTACCCGCAGGATAATATGCGCTCGTTTCGCGGCCGCTTATCGTACGCCAAGGGTAGAGCGCGCCTTTGAGCGACATCTCCGCAGCCCTTTCTTTTGCGAGCGGAAGCGTATACGCGCGGTACGCGAAAAGCGATCGGGCAATATCGGGACGTATATACGTAAAGACGGGCGAAACGTATGCTTCGGAATCCCAAAAATAGTGTCCTTCGTATCCCTCGGCGGTGAGCCCCTTTGCCGCTATGCTCGTACGCCCGTCTTTTCCGACCGATTGAAGCAAGTGAAAGATATTGAAATTGACGGCTTTTTCATCGTCGGAACCGCCGTCGATATGCATATAGGCCGTTTTCCAAAAGTGCGACAGATATGATCGCTGTTCGTTTTCGGCATGAGCGAATCCCGCCTTTGCGAAGGATTGCGCTTCCGCCGCGCTCTTTTGTGCGGACGCGGTGTCGTATGAAATGAATTTTACAAGGACGGCACTTTCTCCGGCTTTTAATGAAAAATCGTACGTTTCGTAAACACCGTCCGCTTCCGTTGTTTTTACCGGAGCGATATCGATCCCGTTTATCGAAAGCGATTGCATAACGGTACCGTAGAGCGAAAGCGCGCTTGAACGCGTATGCGCCGAAAACGAAAGGCTTCCGTTTTTCGAAGAGCGGGAATCGACGATGAGCGGGCGGGACGAAAATTTTGCGCCGATACGCGGATCCTCTTTCGCCGATATATTCGAAACGCTCGTATCGATGCCGCTCGTAAGGGATACCGAAAGAGGCGATCCGGCGGAGCACAAGGCCGTGACGGTGTATCGGATCGCGGCGCAGGTTTTATGCGTAAACGAAACGAGGCGTTCGGCGCGTACCGAGTACGAAACTTCTCCCTCCGTACGGCGTACCGTGCGTGTCATGACGCCCGTCTTTAGATCCGAAAACATGCGGAAGGACTGTACGCCGCGGAGCGTCGAAAACGGTTTTCCGTTCACCGCGAGTTCGATGCGTTTCGGGTCGGGCAGGTTGAGCATCGTTTCGTGGTTTTTTGCATAACCGTACGCGATCTCGCCGTACGATATCGGTTCCGTGTCGTAAAATCCGTTTATATATGTGCCTTTGTGCAGACATCCCTCTTTTTCTTCGTAATCGCCGCGGAGACCGAGATATCCGTTTGCCGCAGTGAACAGCGTTTCGTTGCGGCCGACCGCCTTTCGACTGCAGTCTTCGGTAGAAAAAACAAAAGCATCCATATCGTTCATCTGTGCATCGCTCCGGACACATCGTGTGCGTACATATATCCCCCTGTAAAACGGCATCGACTAAGCCGCGTACGGGATAATCGGTGTCGTTTTAATGCGAAATTGGCGGCGCTTTATCCCTTTACGGAACCGGAAAGCAGACCGCGTACAAAATAGCGCTGGAGCGAAAGAAATACCGCAAGCGGCAGCGCCATCGAAACGAAGGCGCCTGCAGTGAGCAGATGCCAGTCGGCGCCGAGCGTTCCCGCCATGTTCATCAGGCGAACGGTGACGACTTGCATTTTCTGCGCTCCGCCGCTCAGGAAAACGAGCGCGACAAGTAAGTCGTTCCATACCCAAATAAACTGAAAGATCGCGAACGACGCGAGCGCCGGCACGCTGAGCGGAATTATTAATTTGAAAAAACAATCGAAATGGTTCGATCCGTCGATAAAGGCGGATTCGAGGATGCTGCGCGGAATAGTCGATATGTAATTGAACAATATATACGTCGCGAGCGGCAAACCGAATCCCGTATGGGCGAGCCATATTCCCAAATACGTTCCGTTGAGTCCGAGCTTTTGGTAGTCGCGAAGGATGGGGATGAGCGATATCTGCAGCGGTACGACGAGCAGTGCGATGATCGCTGCGAAAAGCGTTTTCCGCCCGCGGAATCTGAGCCACGCAAAACCGTAAGCGGCGGCTGCGGCTATAAAAATCGGAATAACGACCGAAGGAAGCGTCACCGCTATGCTCGACAGAAACGAATTGAACATCGTCGCGCCTCGTGTGACGACGACGCCTGTCTCCGCGCCGGCGACTTTATGCCGTTGTCCGAATAACACTTGCGCGTAATTGTCGAGCGTAAACGCATTCGGTGTTTTAAACGCCTGCCACCAGCCCGAAGCGGCGACCGCATCTTTGGTACGGAACGACGTGACTAAAATACCGATTGTCGGGAGCGACCAGACGATGCACAGCGCGATGAGTATGACGGTGATCATCCGGCTCGAAAACGACGTTTTTTTTCGCAGTACGGTTCGATTCATCAAAACACCTCTCGTTTATTGAATTCTTTCAGATTGTACCAGATAACGGGACTTACCCC
This Treponema socranskii subsp. buccale DNA region includes the following protein-coding sequences:
- a CDS encoding BrnA antitoxin family protein; this translates as MAISKKRSEEIKKFKNKDFSDCPKLTNAQLKQMKPCHLLDRDLWKPQKKVMSIRIDVDVLENLKKNGKGWQTKLNSFLRTAVSKGLI
- a CDS encoding ABC transporter permease, producing the protein MTVIKRIIKMQEFPILTVLVVLSVIIGIINPTFFSVENFLDLLKSNLVLAIMAMGMLMVMLTGGIDVACSSIVASVTIFAGNSLIHFTSNIFVTAVLSCAFGLALGLINGLLVAKIKIPPIVATLGTMSIIMGINLYITNGNWITGIPQNFINFGDIKFFPITTSDGRIIGLPMQALFLAAVVFLTWFILRKTLVGRGIYAIGGNLEGASRVGFNPTKILLFVYGIEGLFIGLASVVHTSIMRQVDPNAFAGFEMQVIAAVVLGGASTMGGYGSVLGTVIGVALFCVINNGMILMHIPTFWQKIIIGLIIIASVCIDMYQKNKAEKTKVKVDVE
- a CDS encoding ABC transporter permease yields the protein MKNNIKTSIRKFFKTSEGTLFIIFLFVFALMSVLSPGKFLSPINMESMAYQIPEFGILALSMMLVIMTGGMNLSLTFSAALGMIIGGLVMSNIYTANHGALLAVTVGIATMLGIAALCGLFNGWIIALFGVTPMIATLGSSTLFEGICLNITHGGAISGFPMTFIAIGNSTFLKIPIPMWIFFIVVVFCWLLLERSKLGKSIEIIGCNPIAARYSGIRVKRVLIKTYLIGGILAGIAAMIMASRYNSAKESYGSSYLLQSVAACVLGGTDINGGSGKVAGTIIAVLILQVISSGLNIFGLNRYLTTVITGLVLIAVLTIHFIISIKKRNVQ
- a CDS encoding L-rhamnose isomerase, producing MNTKERYDDAREQYASLGVDTDRVIERLRSIPLSLHCWQGDDVGGFEKAGAVLNGGGIQVTGNYPGKARSIAELRQDIEKVFTLTPGSYRLNLHASYADFSDTKPVDRDALEPAHFKSWLTWAKAKKIPLDFNATIFSHPKANGMTLASKDKGIRDFWIEHTKRCRTIGAYFGKEQDSPCIHNIWIADGMKDIPADRQGYRKILLQSLDDILSQKIPAEYLKDSVESKVFGIGTESYVVGSHEFYMGYAMSRNCLLTIDMGHYHPTENVSDKLSSVLLFVPEILLHLSRGVRWDSDHVIVFNDDMRMMAEEIIRTGKLDKIHIGTDYFDGSINRIGAWVLGSRATEKAFLYALLEPVTQLIKYEDEGNYFARLALNEQLKTMPYGAVWDRYCEVCGVPSDTEICKAVDEYEREVTSKRN
- a CDS encoding autoinducer 2 ABC transporter substrate-binding protein; the encoded protein is MKRILTVLGVLMIGSALFAMGANEQSSSSGGGKKDITIVVMPKLVGIPYFNASEKGAVQAGKDLGITVNYTGPTTADAADQVRMLEDLITKGVDAICVAPNNAQALTPVLMKAKRAGILVLDWDTPADPSVVDYSVHQIDDKQFGEHNWDLLVKYMGTSGDYAILTGGLSAANLNSWLDYGLAYAKTKYPNLRLVTDRVPTDEKQQLAYQKTLDLIKAYPNLKGLVCVSTPAPIGAAQAVQEKGMQNKVAVVGSALPTDSGPYLEDGSLKTATLWDPAKLGYLTVCIAYNALKGQKPTDGMDVPKVGKITVLSDGRTIIMGPPSDFLKENYKNFAF
- a CDS encoding FGGY-family carbohydrate kinase — translated: MNSYYMGIDNGGTSCKAVLFDSQGNEIACAHRLLTMITPCAQQTERDMDALWHANVECIREAIEKSNIDPSAIKAVAGCGHGKGLYLCRKDGSPVRNGIVSTDGRAGAIVRQWQRDGTAEKVFKRNYQNILACQPVALLAWLKQYERKSYDAAGWIFAVKDFIRYRLTGKAFAEITDYSGSNLLDVSAGNFNKEILDWFGIGETEAALPPLKKSTDMCGYITSDVSKLTLLPEGIPVAGGMFDIDACSIAMNVVDPNNICCIAGTWSINEYIAKQPIVNRSIMMNSNYCIDDYYLLEESSATSAGNLEWYIARFLQNEKNALNAQGKSIYAYCDDLVASIEPEDQDIIFLPFIYGSNYNPDSKACFIGVDSHHTQAHFIRAVFEGIVFSHMVHIEKLLHNKRDFASIRLAGGAANSAVWTQMFADVTGYPVEAVKARELGALGAAMAASVVCGDNDTIASASRTMTHIDTTVLPRSDKTAIYRKKFSAYKKFYQGLERYWNAD
- a CDS encoding 2'-5' RNA ligase family protein, translating into MIRQTHFIGVLVPENLLVPLEACRAWMRARFGCKSGQTTPLHITLVPPFYLDENFSERTLFEALAEAASAWGAKRQTLCCAVNGFGAFSSRTIFAHVEPSSQWTALRTLVYDSLLAKCPGTVKRDARTFVPHITVANRDIPPGAIEDALSYFDSLDLHENFDVQSITLFAMRDGTWTERETFAMTELY
- a CDS encoding BrnT family toxin; protein product: MTVTKGRFEWDSEKDRINKEKHGLTFEEASEIFKDPNSIEFYDNKNSMIDEDRYIVLGDIGSAIICVVVYVDRREKIRIVSARPAVSKEEIKYYGNIQKTLGRN
- a CDS encoding sugar ABC transporter ATP-binding protein; amino-acid sequence: MSKPLLEIQHISKFFPGVKALQDISFSVDKAEIHALIGENGAGKSTLIKVLSGINKPESGGTIAMNGHRLDNLTPIQSLKEGIVVIYQDFSLFPNLSVMENIALGLCVKKNEKIINWKEMAKIAEQALVQLGVKNIDIRVKISELSVAKQQLVAIACAIVNDAKLLILDEPTSALSSDDVKNLFRIMQSLKAKGISMLFISHKLDELFAVADRFTVLRDGQCIGTYNKDELTNDKLIALMVGRKIEYKIYDKRKCNEPLLEVRSLSKKGNFKDISFTLNKGEIFGLTGLVGAGRTEIVSSLFGLNEPDSGCVLLDGKEINIRHPNEAVKQGIAFVPENRLREGLVLRKTSEDNITVTVLDKLSHRFGLLDMKKKHDLAEHWMKTLEIKPNYLDMEAGKYSGGNKQRIVIAKWLATEPKVLIVDEPTNGIDIGAKAEIHELLYNLAKSGLGIIVISSELPEILSICDRVAVVRHGKIQKILPCEGLTQEYIMNLAF